The Vibrio crassostreae genomic interval ATCTCTATTGCACAAACTGCTGAAGGTGCAATGAACGAGACAACGAACATCCTGCAACGTATGCGTGATTTGTCTTTACAATCTTCAAACGGCTCAAACTCAAAATCTGAGCGTGTAGCGATTCAAGAAGAAGTAACAGCACTGAACGACGAACTAAACCGTATCGCGGAAACGACGTCTTTTGGTGGCAACAAGCTGCTTAACGGTACTCACGGTACTAAATCATTCCAAATCGGTGCGGATAACGGTGAAGCGGTAATGCTTCAACTGAAAGACATGCGCTCTGATAATGCTCAGATGGGTGGTAAGAGCTACCAAACTGAGAACGCGAAAGACAAAGATTGGAACGTTCAAGCTGGCTCTAACGACCTAAAACTGTCGTTCACTGATAACTTCGGTCAAGCACAAGAAATCGACATCAGCGCAAAAGCGGGTGACGACATCGAAGAGCTAGCAACGTACATCAACGGTCAACAAGACTCTGTGAAAGCGTCTGTAACTGAAGATGGTAAGCTACAAATGTTTACTGGTAACAACAAAGTTGAAGGTGAAGTGGCATTCTCTGGTAGCCTTGCTGGCGAACTAGGCATGCAACCTGGCAAAGACGTAACGGTTGATACTATCGACGTAACGTCTGTTGGCGGAGCACAAGAATCTGTAGCAGTAATCGATGCGGCACTTAAGTACGTAGACAGCCACCGTGCTGAGCTAGGTGCTTTCCAAAACCGTTTCGACCACGCTATCAGCAACTTAGACAACATTAACGAGAACGTTAACGCATCTAAGAGCCGTATTAAAGATACCGACTTCGCGAAAGAAACGACTCAGATGACTAAGTCTCAGATCCTTTCTCAAGCTTCAAGCTCGATTCTTGCTCAAGCGAAGCAAGCACCGAACTCGGCACTTAGCCTACTAGGTTAATCGATTAAAAAGCCACGTTGACTATAAGTATTTTTGATCATAAGCGTTAGCGTTAGGCTTCCACAAATTAGCTCGTGGTGAGAGATGAGCGCTAAACAGACCCAGCTTCGGCTGGGTTTTTTATTGCCTGAAATTTGGTGAAGGTGTATTTGGAAAAGTGTAGTGCGGGTAAACAGAAGCAAAAGCGAGATTCCCTATCACGCTCGTTCCTCACTGTAGGGAATTACGGTGTGCAAATAACTAAAACAGTAATTCGTCATCCCAGAATCGAGTAGAACGAGATATCAGGGATCTCTTTTGGTTTTATATTCAACACCACGCTCAATAATCAAGAAAACGGGAAACTTTAGCGAATGTCGCCCTATTAATTGAAGCCCGATCACACTTTCCTTTGTTGTTGAAAAGAATATGAAAAAAAGCGCATTTTTTATTAAAGCTTCTAATTAAGGGGCCGTTAAAGGGATTGAGAGAAATGATATGTACCAATGTAAGGTGAGAGAGACACTGGTGCATAAACAAAATTGACATGTATTTGTGTGAGGTGAGAGTCACATAAGTACATTAAAAATGCCTAAAGGAGATCAACTATGGCGATTAATGTAAGCACAAATGTGTCTGCAATGACGGCTCAGCGCTACCTAAATAGCGCGGCTGAAGGTACTCAAAAATCAATGGAGCGTTTGTCTTCTGGCTATAAAATCAATAGCGCAAAAGATGATGCTGCTGGCCTACAAATCTCTAACCGCTTAACGTCGCAAAGCCGTGGCCTAGATATGGCTGTGAAAAACGCGAATGACGGTATCTCTATTGCACAGACAGCTGAAGGTGCAATGAATGAGTCAACCAACATTCTGCAACGTATGCGTGACCTTTCTCTTCAATCTTCAAATGGTTCAAACAGCAAATCTGAACGTGTTGCGATCCAAGAAGAAGTCTCTGCTCTAAATACAGAACTTAACCGTATTGCTGAAACGACCTCTTTTGGTGGTAATAAGCTTCTTAACGGTACTTACGGCAGCCAATCTTTCCAAATCGGTGCAGATTCTGGTGAAGCAGTAATGCTGACTATGAACAACATGCGTACCGACACTCAAGACATGGGTGGTAAGAGCTACGGCGTTACAGAAGGCAAAGATGCTTCTTGGCGTGTAGGTGCTGGTGCTGACTTAACAATCAAATACAACGATAAGTTTGGTGAAGCACAAGAGTTGTCTATTTCTGCGAAGGAAGGCAACGATATGGAAGAGCTAGCAACTTACATCAACGGTCAAAGCCAAGATGTTAAAGCGTCGGTAGGCGAAGGCGGTAAACTGCAACTTTTCGCTTCAAGCCAAAAAGTTGATGGTGATGTCGAGTTCGGTGGCAGTCTTGCTGGTGAACTAGGTATCGGTGCAGGTAAAGACGTTACTGTTAACGATATCGACGTAACATCGGTTGCAGGTGCAAACGAAGCTGTATCTATCATTGATGGCGCACTAAAATCTGTTGATAGTAACCGCGCATCTCTTGGTGCTTTCCAAAACCGTTTTGACCATGCAATTAGCAACTTAGATAACATTAACGAAAACGTTAATGCGTCTAAGAGCCGTATCAAAGATACCGATTACGCGAAAGAAACAACGGCTATGACTAAGTCTCAAATCCTACAACAGGCGAGTACTTCTATCCTAGCTCAAGCAAAACAATCACCATCAGCAGCTCTAAGCTTATTGGGCTAAACTTACCTCGGTAAGTAGCGGTAAACTCTACTCTGGGTAGAGTTTTACTGTATGGCTCGTAAAGGAGGGAGGGAGAGTGTTATGGAAATATCATCCAACGCATCGAACATCCAGCCTTATGGCTCACCTAATGGCATTAAAATTGCAAGCGATGAAGGTAGTAGTGCGTCGAGTATTTCGCGACTAAAAGAAGCAACATCTTATGGCAAGGTAGAGAAATCGAAAGAGGAAGCTACCGAAGCAGCGATTCAATTAGCTCAACATAGACAAGAGCTAAATGATCAAGAGCGAGTCAAAATGGTGGAGAAGGTAAACGAGTTTATCTCCTCCCTCAATAAGGGTGTTGCCTTTAAGGTCGATGAAGAGTCGGGTAGGGATGTGGTGACCATTTATGAGACCACAACCGGTGATATTATTCGCCAAATACCCGATGAAGAAATGCTTGAAATTCTAAGACGCCTAGCAGCCCAAAACTCAAATAGTCGAATATTTGAGGTGAAGGTTTAAGTCGTATTATTGAGGTGGTTTAATGAGTTTTGGCCCAATGGGGATTTCGTCTGGCATGGATATCAATTCCATGGTCAGCAAAATTGTTGATTCGGAGCGTGTACCTAAACAGCAACGAATTGACAATGAACGAACGCGAATCGATACCAGCATTAGTGCCTATGGAAGACTCAGAGAATCCCTCGATTCGATGAAAAACCTGATGACAAACTTTCGTCAGGAAAAAGCTTTCGCTGTGCGAACAGTGGAAAGTACTGATGAAGCTCTTGTCTCTGCAACCGCGACTACCGAAGCGATCGCTGGCAAATATGCCATCGATGTGTTGCAGCTTGCCCAAAGCCATAAAGTGGCTTCTGATGTACTGTCAGAGGACATGAAATTTGGCCCAGGTAAGCTGCAGGTTTCGCTTGGTGATGACAGCTTTGATGTGCAAGTTGGCGACAGATCGAAACTTATCGATGTTGTTCGCAGTATAAACGGTGCAGATAGCAACCCAGGCGTTCGTGCATCTATTATCAACGATGTTGAAGGCCCACGACTTATCGTTGCCTCGAATCAGTCTGGTTCAGACCAGCAGATCAGCATCAACGTTGAGTCAGATACCGCTAATCCCCTAAAAAAACTCGAATACAAAACTCTTGAAGAGCGCGTTAAAGCTTTAGAGAAAGCGCGCCTTGCAGCTCAAGATGTTCTTGCTCTAACTCCTGCAGGAAAAGCCGCACAACTCGTTGATGACGTAATTTCGAACGATGATCCAAATGCGAGTGAAACAATCGATGAAGACGGTAATGCCCTTCCTGCATCCCAGACCGACGCTACTTCATTAGCTGATGAAGGCTCTCAAAGCCTTAGCTACGGTGAGCAAGCCGCCGCCGACGGACAAGCTGCCCTTGATGCAGCTAAAGCGGCAAAATCTGTCATGCCGGAAGACAATATCCCAGGTTGGACGGAAACTGCATCTGGTACACTTCTTGATTCTTACTACACACCTGAACTTGAGCTTGATGAAAAAGCGATAGAGAAAGCTCCTGATGTGCCGGGGTGGTCAAATGCTGCTTCAGGTACGTTGACAGATTCTTACGTGACGCCAAAAGAAGCCCAGCAAAAGCTAGAGGCTGAACAAGCGCGTATCGAAGAAAAGATCTCACAAGAAAAAGCAGAGCTCGCTGAGAAAGTTCAAAAAGGCGAATTGACCGCTGAACAAGCCAAAAAAATTGAACGTGCCAAACTCGATCCGGAAGAGCGTGAGCAATTAGAGAAGGTCGATAAAGCACAAGCTGATCTTGCTCAGGCTCAAGAGTCTTTCGATACCTACAGTGGTATGACGGAAGTTCAAGCCGGACAAGATTCAATGGTTGTATTGGATGGCGTTGCTCAGCTCTCAAGTAACAACAATGTGATTGAAGATGCCGTGGAAGGCATCGATATTACGGTAAAAGGAAAAACACCTAAAGATAAGCCGCCGGCAGAAATTGGTGTGGAGTACGACCGTAATAGTGTTCGCCAAGACATTGAAGCTTTTGTTAATTCTTATAATCAGTTTTACCAAGTGTCTAAAAACTTGGCGGGTGTTGACCCAACGACTGGCCAAAAAGGCCCGCTGTCTGGTGACAGTACCGTGCGTAACGCCGACTCACGATTAAAAGGTGTGTTCTCATCAAGCATTGAAGGCGCGCCTGATAACCTAAAATCTTTGACCGAGTTTGGTATCACGACCACAAGACAAGGCTCGTTAGAAATCAACTACGACATGCTTGACCGTCAACTTAACAATAACTTTGATAAGTTGGGTGAGTTCTTTGGTGGCAACAACGGCTTCGCCAAAAAAGTGGAAGACGCGATTCAAGGCATTACAGGTATCACGGGTTCAATCCGTACTCGAGAAAAGAGCTTGGTCGAGCAAAATTACCGCCTAGCAGATGACCAAAGCGCGCTTGACCGCCGCATGGACAGCCTTGAGAGCCGTACCCACTCTAAGTTCACGGCCATGCAAGATGCGACCAGTAAGATGCAATCTCAGTTGGGCAGTATGATGAATGCGTTGGGCTAATAGATGAATAGCCAGCTAAAAGAGCTTTGTGAACTCGATCAATTAATTCTCTCTAAGCTTGAATTTAGTGAAATTAATGCTGAAGAAATAACGCTGCTTGTCGATAACAGAGAACAGTTATTGCAAAACGTGCTTCAAATAATCGACTCACACCCCGACGTTAAGCAAAGTTCTGAATGGTTTGAAGCCATTATCAGAACCAGAAAATTAGTCGAATTGATGCAGTCTGAGACGA includes:
- the fliD gene encoding flagellar filament capping protein FliD, with the protein product MSFGPMGISSGMDINSMVSKIVDSERVPKQQRIDNERTRIDTSISAYGRLRESLDSMKNLMTNFRQEKAFAVRTVESTDEALVSATATTEAIAGKYAIDVLQLAQSHKVASDVLSEDMKFGPGKLQVSLGDDSFDVQVGDRSKLIDVVRSINGADSNPGVRASIINDVEGPRLIVASNQSGSDQQISINVESDTANPLKKLEYKTLEERVKALEKARLAAQDVLALTPAGKAAQLVDDVISNDDPNASETIDEDGNALPASQTDATSLADEGSQSLSYGEQAAADGQAALDAAKAAKSVMPEDNIPGWTETASGTLLDSYYTPELELDEKAIEKAPDVPGWSNAASGTLTDSYVTPKEAQQKLEAEQARIEEKISQEKAELAEKVQKGELTAEQAKKIERAKLDPEEREQLEKVDKAQADLAQAQESFDTYSGMTEVQAGQDSMVVLDGVAQLSSNNNVIEDAVEGIDITVKGKTPKDKPPAEIGVEYDRNSVRQDIEAFVNSYNQFYQVSKNLAGVDPTTGQKGPLSGDSTVRNADSRLKGVFSSSIEGAPDNLKSLTEFGITTTRQGSLEINYDMLDRQLNNNFDKLGEFFGGNNGFAKKVEDAIQGITGITGSIRTREKSLVEQNYRLADDQSALDRRMDSLESRTHSKFTAMQDATSKMQSQLGSMMNALG
- the flaG gene encoding flagellar protein FlaG is translated as MEISSNASNIQPYGSPNGIKIASDEGSSASSISRLKEATSYGKVEKSKEEATEAAIQLAQHRQELNDQERVKMVEKVNEFISSLNKGVAFKVDEESGRDVVTIYETTTGDIIRQIPDEEMLEILRRLAAQNSNSRIFEVKV
- a CDS encoding flagellar protein FliT translates to MNSQLKELCELDQLILSKLEFSEINAEEITLLVDNREQLLQNVLQIIDSHPDVKQSSEWFEAIIRTRKLVELMQSETSRVGKALHKYRHGAKSVQQYKKFL
- a CDS encoding flagellin — its product is MAINVSTNVSAMTAQRYLNSAAEGTQKSMERLSSGYKINSAKDDAAGLQISNRLTSQSRGLDMAVKNANDGISIAQTAEGAMNESTNILQRMRDLSLQSSNGSNSKSERVAIQEEVSALNTELNRIAETTSFGGNKLLNGTYGSQSFQIGADSGEAVMLTMNNMRTDTQDMGGKSYGVTEGKDASWRVGAGADLTIKYNDKFGEAQELSISAKEGNDMEELATYINGQSQDVKASVGEGGKLQLFASSQKVDGDVEFGGSLAGELGIGAGKDVTVNDIDVTSVAGANEAVSIIDGALKSVDSNRASLGAFQNRFDHAISNLDNINENVNASKSRIKDTDYAKETTAMTKSQILQQASTSILAQAKQSPSAALSLLG
- a CDS encoding flagellin, with amino-acid sequence MAVNVNTNVSAMTAQRYLNNANSAQQTSMERLASGSKINSAKDDAAGLQISNRLNVQSRGLDVAVRNANDGISIAQTAEGAMNETTNILQRMRDLSLQSSNGSNSKSERVAIQEEVTALNDELNRIAETTSFGGNKLLNGTHGTKSFQIGADNGEAVMLQLKDMRSDNAQMGGKSYQTENAKDKDWNVQAGSNDLKLSFTDNFGQAQEIDISAKAGDDIEELATYINGQQDSVKASVTEDGKLQMFTGNNKVEGEVAFSGSLAGELGMQPGKDVTVDTIDVTSVGGAQESVAVIDAALKYVDSHRAELGAFQNRFDHAISNLDNINENVNASKSRIKDTDFAKETTQMTKSQILSQASSSILAQAKQAPNSALSLLG